A genomic window from Lycium barbarum isolate Lr01 chromosome 4, ASM1917538v2, whole genome shotgun sequence includes:
- the LOC132637527 gene encoding uncharacterized protein LOC132637527, producing MEPFQQVRTINQYRRRLGMCLANANCNRKIWYFVAGSIEVEVLMDSPQHITLKLFLQDLNQYLITTLVYAKCSASDRIELWEDIYHLSNTLSCSWLIGGDFTVVLNDEEKIGGNPIQPQDIEDFAFCINSCELEEVNFKGSPFTWWNGRADAACIFERLDRMLVNSLLLDNFGHIEVEHLARTDSDHAPLMSTYGDKHQNLVRPFKFLSFLIEHATFLDTVRQNWSIWEHDDHFINFKSKMKKLKGVLSKWSREVFGDIFKQLIIREEIVRLKEQLFEQNPSQVNRVILQKALAETKRYLHYEEEYWRQKSGLDWFVDGDNNTRFFHNLVKGRRKKLQIKRIQNSDGSWINDEDQMADEAVHFYSQQFAQEELIGDEIFLSLIPILIDQDRNDLLCQMPSVDEVKKAVFNLSGASASGPDGFPGVFYQTRWDIIGLDVYKMVVTFFQGHTLPKSVTHTNLVLLPK from the coding sequence ATGGAACCTTTTCAACAGGTCAGGACAATTAACCAGTATAGAAGAAGGTTGGGCATGTGCTTAGCCAATGCCAACTGTAATCGTAAAATCTGGTATTTTGTGGCTGGTAGTATAGAAGTAGAAGTTCTGATGGATTCCCCTCAGCATATTACTTTGAAGCTGTTTTTACAAGATTTGAATCAGTATCTTATTACTACTTTAGTATATGCTAAATGTAGTGCTTCTGATAGGATAGAGTTATGGGAGGATATATATCATCTCTCCAATACCTTATCTTGTTCCTGGTTAATAGGAGGAGATTTTACTGTGGTGTTGAATGATGAAGAAAAGAtagggggtaatcctattcaaccCCAGGATATAGAAGACTTTGCTTTTTGCATAAACTCATGTGAGCTTGAAGAGGTAAATTTTAAGGGTAGTCccttcacttggtggaatggtagagcagATGCAGCATGTATTTTTGAGAGATTGGATAGGATGTTGGTGAATTCATTGCTTCTAGATAACTTTGGACACATTGAAGTGGAACATCTTGCAAGAACTGATTCAGATCATGCTCCACTTATGAGTACCTATGGGGACAAGCATCAAAATCTGGTTAGACCTTTTAAATTTCTATCATTCTTGATAGAACATGCAACTTTCCTAGATACAGTCAGGCAGAATTGGTCCATTTGGGAGCATGATGATCATTTCATAAACTTCAAAAGCAAGATGAAAAAGCTAAAAGGAGTGTTATCCAAATGGAGTAGGGAAGTGTTTGGTGATATATTCAAGCAGTTGATCATAAGGGAGGAAATAGTGAGGTTAAAGGAACAATTGTTTGAACAAAATCCAAGCCAAGTAAATAGAGTGATTTTGCAGAAAGCTCTGGCTGAGACTAAAAGATATTTGCATTATGAAGAGGAGTACTGGAGACAAAAATCAGGTCTGGATTGGTTTGTAGATGGAGACAACAATACTAGATTTTTCCATAATCTTGTAAAGGGAAGAAGGAAGAAATTGCagatcaaaagaattcaaaactCAGATGGTTCATGGATTAATGATGAAGATCAAATGGCAGATGAGGCTGTGCACTTTTACTCTCAACAATTTGCACAAGAAGAGTTAATTGGAGATGAAATTTTTTTGTCACTCATTCCTATTTTGATTGACCAAGacagaaatgatcttctttgtcAAATGCCTAGTGTTGATGAAGTCAAAAAAGCTGTTTTCAACCTTAGTGGAGCAAGTGCTAGTGGACCTGATGGTTTTCCTGGAGTGTTCTACCAGACACGTTGGGACATAATTGGCTTGGATGTATACAAGATGGTGGTGACTTTCTTTCAGGGTCATACTCTTCCAAAATCAGTCACTCACACAAATCTTGTGTTACTACCAAAGTAG